A stretch of Lactuca sativa cultivar Salinas chromosome 6, Lsat_Salinas_v11, whole genome shotgun sequence DNA encodes these proteins:
- the LOC111899260 gene encoding uncharacterized protein LOC111899260 — protein MFQPPFEMENGHNMINMSTMNDMQMIPFDENDPEVIARRIKNRERQRRYRARKRQEADMKRAPYIISQPSQPSQPEVPETLVNNTPMEIVTRVYSQRNWKKDARRAHLLKQQQQQQQQNASSSISSKESIDLRNLENQSNFVDTRELSSTPSGRNWKAEARNKRK, from the coding sequence ATGTTTCAACCTCCATTCGAAATGGAAAATGGTCACAACATGATTAACATGTCAACAATGAATGATATGCAAATGATCCCTTTTGACGAAAATGACCCTGAAGTGATAGCTCGCCGTATTAAGAACAGAGAAAGGCAACGCAGATATAGGGCTAGAAAGCGTCAAGAAGCCGATATGAAGAGAGCACCATATATCatcagtcaaccaagtcaaccaagtcaaccagAAGTTCCCGAAACCCTAGTCAACAATACCCCCATGGAAATCGTAACCCGTGTCTACAGTCAAAGAAACTGGAAAAAAGACGCACGAAGGGCACATCTgctaaaacaacaacaacaacaacaacaacaaaatgcTTCTAGTTCTATATCTTCAAAAGAAAGTATAGATTTAAGAAATTTGGAAAATCAATCGAATTTTGTGGACACTAGAGAACTTTCGAGTACCCCAAGTGGAAGAAATTGGAAAGCAGAAGCAAGAAACAAAAGAAAGTGA